A region of Diospyros lotus cultivar Yz01 chromosome 3, ASM1463336v1, whole genome shotgun sequence DNA encodes the following proteins:
- the LOC127796800 gene encoding uncharacterized protein LOC127796800 yields MKVHPAPKKRNIALRYDITSTLSQASALACRQKKLRRLPHIFAKVLELPFHSDADVLVEETVDCFRFIANTDGAIGDDVRAHTVEIYPGVTKIVIRGANVLDLSLGELELDMWRFRLPASTLPEQATAACIGGELVVTVPKDGNVDDGTDGEDGEEDVWGEDNGDIGGGRLVLGEDSAPLKR; encoded by the exons ATGAAGGTCCATCCCGCACCCAAGAAGCGGAACATCGCGCTGCGGTACGACATCACTTCGACACTGTCGCAAGCGAGCGCACTCGCCTGCAGGCAGAAGAAGCTGCGGCGACTCCCGCACATCTTCGCGAAGGTTCTGGAGCTTCCGTTCCATTCTGACGCCGACGTTCTGGTGGAGGAGACCGTAGATTGCTTCCGATTCATCGCCAACACCGATGGCGCCATCGGCGACGACGTCAGGGCTCATACCGTTGAGATCTACCCGGGGGTTACGAAGATCGTGATTAGGGGGGCCAACGTGCTTGATTTGTCGCTCGGCGAATTGGAGCTCGACATGTGGCGGTTCCGGCTGCCTGCGTCGACTCTGCCGGAGCAGGCTACCGCGGCCTGTATCGGCGGGGAGCTCGTCGTGACGGTTCCGAAAGACGGCAACGTCGATGATGGAACGGATGGCGAGGATGGGGAAGAGGATGTTTGGGGCGAGGATAACGGTGATATCGGCGGGGGACGGCTAGTTCTT GGTGAAGATTCGGCACCATTGAAAAGGTGA
- the LOC127796797 gene encoding histone acetyltransferase GCN5 yields MDTHSSQLNAPVRSRSSQSPSPSHSASASASATSSIHKRKRERASDDHAPPFPSSFSDTRDGALTSNDDLESISARGADSESEEESEEVVDDDEEDYDGSSMRTFTASRLGNAELPSRNTKLKTDNSAVKVEPSEVPKDGATVGGSAAPTSANSVPGIVVKEDSVKSIFTENIQTSGAYCAREETLKREEEAGRLKFVCVSNDGIDEHMVWLIGLKNIFARQLPNMPKEYIVRLVMDRSHKSVMVVRRNLVVGRSLVVGGITYRPYVSQKFGEIAFCAITSDEQVKGYGTRLMNHLKQHARDVDGLTHFLTYADNNAVGYFIKQGFTKEIYLEKERWHGYIKDYDGGILMECKIDPKLPYTDLSTMIRRQRQAIDEKIRELSNCHIVYPGIDFQKKEAGIPKKIFKVEEFPGLREAGWTPDQWGHSRFKTVNASGDGALNQKSLTTFMRSLIKAMHDHVDAWPFKDPVDARDVPDYYDIIKDPMDLKTLSKRVESEQYYVTFEMFVADVKRMFLNARTYNSPETIYFKCATRLEAHFSSKVQLGLQSGTKIQH; encoded by the exons ATGGACACGCACTCGTCGCAATTGAACGCACCAGTGCGTTCTCGAAGCTCACAATCTCCGTCACCGTCCCACTCAGCTTCGGCCTCGGCTTCCGCAACATCCTCTATCCACAAGCGCAAGCGCGAGCGCGCGTCGGACGACCACGCGCCGCCTTTCCCCTCATCGTTCTCCGACACCCGCGACGGCGCCCTGACCTCCAACGACGACCTCGAGAGCATCAGCGCCCGCGGAGCCGACTCTGAATCCGAAGAAGAGTCCGAGGAGGTGGTTGacgatgacgaagaagattacGATGGTTCGTCGATGCGGACCTTTACTGCCTCGAGGTTGGGCAATGCTGAGCTGCCTTCCAGAAATACCAAACTCAAAACTGACAATTCGGCCGTCAAGGTTGAGCCTTCGGAGGTTCCGAAAGACGGTGCAACTGTTGGTGGTTCCGCTGCACCAACCTCCGCGAATTCGGTTCCGGGCATTGTAGTGAAGGAGGATAGTGTGAAAAGTATATTTACGGAGAATATACAGACTAGTGGTGCTTATTGTGCAAGGGAAGAGACTTTAAAGAGAGAG GAGGAAGCTGGAAGACTTAAGTTTGTATGTGTTTCAAATGATGGTATTGATGAGCATATGGTTTG GTTGATAGGATTGAAGAATATATTTGCCAGGCAACTTCCTAACATGCCTAAGGAGTACATTGTTCGTCTTGTGATGGATAG GAGCCACAAATCTGTGATGGTTGTTAGACGTAATCTGGTTGTTGGACGTAGTCTGGTTGTTGGTGGCATAACATACCGGCCTTATGTCAG CCAAAAGTTCGGGGAGATTGCTTTTTGTGCAATTACATCAGATGAGCAAGTAAAAGGTTATGGCACCAGACTGATGAATCACTTAAAGCAGCATGCTCGTGATGTTGATGGCTTAACTCATTTTCTCACTTATGCTGACAATAATGCCGTTGGTTATTTTATTAAACAG GGGTTTACGAAAGAGATTTACTTAGAGAAAGAACGGTGGCACGG CTACATTAAAGATTATGATGGAGGAATCCTTATGGAATGCAAAATCGATCCAAAGCTTCCATACACTGATTTATCAACTATGATACGCCGTCAGAGGCAG GCAATTGATGAAAAGATAAGGGAGTTGTCAAATTGTCACATTGTCTACCCTGGGATTGATTTTCAGAAG AAAGAAGCTGGTATTCCTAAAAAAATCTTCAAAGTTGAGGAATTTCCTGGCTTGA GGGAGGCAGGGTGGACTCCTGATCAATGGGGTCATTCTCGTTTTAAAACAGTAAATGCTTCTGGTGATGGTGCCTTAAATCAAAAATCTCTGACTACATTCATGCGCTCACTTATAAAG GCAATGCACGACCATGTTGATGCTTGGCCATTCAAAGATCCAGTTGACGCACGTGATGTACCTGATTACTATGACATCATTAAAGATCCCATGG ATTTGAAAACGCTGTCCAAGCGGGTGGAGTCAGAGCAATATTATGTGACCTTTGAGATGTTTGTTGCGGATGTCAAGAGGATGTTTCTTAATGCCCGCACCTATAACTCCCCTGAAACAATCTATTTTAAATGTGCAACCAG GCTGGAAGCCCATTTCTCGAGCAAAGTTCAACTGGGTCTGCAATCTGGTACCAAAATCCAGCACTGA
- the LOC127796799 gene encoding late embryogenesis abundant protein D-34-like, whose product MSQEQPQRPKTEQDAIKYGDLFNVSGQLASTPIPPQDAATVQAAENMALGQTPKSGPASVMQSAAAINERRGAVGHYDTTDAAKDPGVTVTETKVGGTRIVTEEMGDQVLGQYVQPTTGEVRRAPAAIGRDSITIGEALEATGLSAGGKPVDQSDAAAIQAAEVRATGSGDIAPGGIGATALSGATLNARTILDENKTKLGDILENATERLPADKAATMEDAEGVIGAELRNNRRMATYPGGVAESVAAAARLNTR is encoded by the exons ATGAGCCAGGAGCAACCACAGAGGCCCAAGACCGAGCAAGATGCCATCAAATACGGCGACCTTTTTAACGTCTCCGGTCAGCTTGCTTCCACCCCCATTCCACCGCAGGATGCCGCCACCGTGCAGGCGGCCGAGAACATGGCGCTTGGCCAGACCCCCAAGAGTGGCCCCGCCTCCGTCATGCAGTCCGCCGCCGCGATCAACGAGAGGCGCGGCGCCGTCGGCCATTACGACACCACAGACGCCGCTAAAGACCCGGGCGTCACCGTAACGGAGACCAAGGTCGGGGGTACCCGTATCGTAACCGAAGAAATGGGCGACCAg GTTTTGGGCCAATACGTGCAGCCAACGACCGGGGAAGTGAGGAGGGCTCCGGCCGCTATCGGCCGTGACTCGATAACAATCGGAGAAGCTCTTGAAGCCACCGGTTTATCAGCTGGAGGCAAGCCCGTGGACCAGAGTGACGCCGCCGCAATACAAGCGGCGGAGGTGCGGGCAACGGGGTCCGGCGATATAGCGCCGGGCGGGATAGGCGCCACCGCCCTGTCAGGAGCCACCCTCAACGCGCGGACCATTCTGGACGAGAACAAGACCAAGCTGGGCGACATTTTAGAA AATGCCACGGAGAGGCTGCCGGCGGACAAAGCGGCGACGATGGAAGACGCGGAAGGGGTGATCGGCGCGGAGCTCCGGAACAATCGGAGGATGGCAACGTACCCGGGCGGTGTGGCGGAGTCCGTGGCGGCTGCGGCGAGGCTTAATACGCGATGA
- the LOC127796795 gene encoding zinc finger BED domain-containing protein RICESLEEPER 2-like — protein MSSDISEYTIGGDEIVEYGEDETQVLPKRRKLTSKAWKDFEKIRGPDREDLARCKHCNKVFAGGGTSHLFKHLAGRCPGLIETNSSRSTSKSHPIGGDEIVELQEDATQVLSKQRKLTSKVWQDFKKIKGPSGEDLARCKHCNREFVGGSKGTGHLLKHLAGRCPGPIGANASRSASKSSPTMGDENMKLGEDTTQVLCKQRKLTSRVWQDFNKIKGPSGEDLAQCKHCNREFVGGCKGTGHLLKHLAGRCLGLVEANAYGSTSKCSLDLTPKVILSGFDQERSCLDLARMIIKHNYPFNMAEHEYFEIFCNNLQPMFKLISKNTIGADVLSIYREEKEKLYQELVGLSCKFTLTTDIWTSNDQNLAYACVTVHYVTNDWELKKKMLAFKFIEYPHDGKTLFRYIKDLILEWNIDKKLFSMVVNDASNNAVMVRLLREWLVDQSLLPLTGKLFHVRCTAHMLNLIVHDGLRLIDGLISKIRESVRYLATEDAKQNFDLALNQVKLQGNKRVPMDDPTRWNSTFFMLETALELKSAFCCLEEIDKNYEHNPLEEEWDVGRVIHQSLKVFYDTSRHFSGTIFPTSNVFFPDICQIQLRLKEWKNSENEYLHLMVNPVCEKFGKYWENCCLLLAIAAILDPRLKLAIVKYYFGMIYGDDAETHVHRVRVAFTDLFNEYRGDISQSTGSTHSSAKQLLSSSSGDRLSSFYQWYMQDQASSIHETKKSELNQYLEELVFPGNENFNILHWWEINSAKFPTLARMARDILAIPSITVAPEAAFSVGSRTIDETRTSLPPDIVEALATGNDWIEFQT, from the coding sequence ATGTCTTCTGATATTAGCGAATATACTATTGGAGGTGATGAAATTGTTGAGTATGGAGAGGATGAAACTCAAGTTCTTCCTAAACGGAGAAAATTAACTTCAAAAGCATGGAAAGACTTTGAGAAAATTAGAGGGCCAGACAGAGAAGATTTAGCTAGGTGCAAGCATTGTAATAAAGTGTTTGCTGGGGGAGGAACAAGTCATTTGTTCAAACACCTAGCTGGTAGATGCCCTGGATTAATTGAAACAAATTCTTCTAGAAGTACCTCAAAGAGTCACCCCATTGGAGGTGATGAAATTGTTGAATTACAAGAGGATGCAACTCAAGTTCTTTCTAAACAGAGAAAATTAACTTCAAAAGTATGGCaagatttcaagaaaattaaagggCCAAGTGGAGAAGATTTAGCTAGGTGCAAGCATTGTAATAGAGAGTTTGTTGGGGGTAGTAAAGGGACAGGCCATTTGTTAAAACATCTAGCTGGTAGATGTCCTGGACCGATTGGAGCAAATGCTTCTAGAAGTGCCTCAAAGAGTTCCCCTACTATGGGTGATGAAAATATGAAGTTAGGAGAGGATACAACTCAAGTTCTTTgtaaacaaagaaaattaaCTTCAAGAGTATGGCAAgactttaataaaattaaagggCCAAGTGGAGAAGATTTAGCGCAGTGCAAGCATTGCAATAGAGAGTTTGTTGGGGGTTGTAAAGGGACAGGCCATTTGTTAAAACATCTAGCTGGTAGATGTCTTGGACTAGTTGAAGCAAATGCTTATGGGAGTACCTCAAAGTGTTCCCTAGACTTGACTCCTAAAGTAATATTGTCTGGGTTTGATCAAGAAAGAAGTTGTCTGGATCTTGCTAGGATGATTATTAAGCATAATTATCCTTTTAATATGGCAGAACATGagtattttgagatattttgtaataacCTTCAGCCTATGTTTAAGCTTATCTCTAAGAACACTATTGGAGCAGATGTTCTCAGCATTTAtcgagaagaaaaggaaaaactatACCAAGAATTGGTTGGGCTTAGTTGTAAGTTTACTCTTACAACTGATATTTGGACTTCAAATGATCAAAACCTTGCTTACGCTTGCGTAACTGTGCACTATGTGACAAATGATTGGGAGCTGAAGAAGAAAATGTTAGCcttcaaattcattgaataccCTCATGATGGGAAAACACTATTTAGGTATATCAAGGACCTAATATTGGAGTGGAATATtgataagaagttattttcTATGGTAGTTAATGATGCTTCAAACAATGCTGTCATGGTAAGGCTCCTAAGAGAGTGGCTTGTTGACCAATCTTTATTACCTTTGACTGGAAAGTTATTTCATGTACGATGTACTGCACATATGCTTAATTTGATTGTGCATGATGGATTGAGGTTGATAGATGGTCTCATCTCCAAAATTAGGGAGAGTGTGAGATATTTGGCTACAGAAGatgcaaaacaaaattttgatcttGCTTTAAATCAGGTCAAATTGCAAGGAAATAAGAGAGTTCCTATGGATGACCCTACTAGATGGAATTCTACATTTTTTATGCTTGAGACTGCTTTAGAATTGAAAAGTGCCTTTTGTTGTTTAGaggaaattgataaaaattatgaGCACAATCCTTTAGAAGAAGAATGGGATGTTGGTAGGGTAATTCATCAAAGCTTGAAAGTTTTCTATGATACTTCTCGTCATTTTAGTGGGACCATCTTTCCAACATCAAATGTTTTTTTCCCGGATATATGTCAGATTCAGCTTCGTTTAAAAGAATGGAAGAATAGTGAGAATGAATATCTTCATCTGATGGTTAATCCAGTTTGTgagaaatttggaaaatattgGGAGAATTGTTGTTTGCTATTGGCAATTGCTGCAATTCTTGATCCTAGACTGAAATTGGCTATTgtgaaatattattttggtaTGATCTATGGCGATGATGCTGAAACACATGTTCACAGGGTTCGTGTTGCCTTCACTGATTTATTTAATGAGTATAGAGGTGATATTTCTCAGTCTACGGGCTCCACTCATTCAAGTGCTAAGCAACTGCTTTCTAGTTCTTCCGGGGATAGATTATCTAGTTTTTATCAATGGTATATGCAAGATCAGGCCTCTAGTATTCACGAGACAAAAAAATCTGAGCTGAACCAGTACTTGGAGGAGTTAGTGTTTCCAGGTAATGAGAATTTTAATATCCTTCATTGGTGGGAGATCAACAGTGCTAAATTTCCTACATTAGCAAGGATGGCTCGTGATATTTTAGCTATTCCAAGTATCACTGTTGCACCAGAGGCCGCATTTAGTGTGGGAAGTAGGACGATTGATGAGACACGCACCTCTTTACCGCCAGATATTGTGGAGGCTTTGGCAACTGGAAATGATTGGATTGAGTTTCAAACATAA